The genomic region GCGGAGGCCTTCGAACGACTTGAGGAGCGCGTTGGCAGGCCCGTTGTTGGAGGCCTTGTCTGGCGCCGCATTGAACTGCTCGACCACGACGATGCCTCCCGGCTTGAGCGACTCGCGGACCCGCCGGAGGAAGGCCGGGTCGTCCATCGGTGCGGCGGCGTAGGCCATCACGATCAGGTCCCACCGCGCGGTGCCGAAGTCGAAGTCGTCGTGTCCCGCGAGCACCGCATTCAGCGCGACACCCTGCCTGGCCGCCTGCGCACGGGCGGATGCGAGTCCACCACCCGACAGATCGTAGCCGGTGACCGTCCATCCTTTCGACGCCAGGTAGATGGCGTTCCGCCCCTGCCCCATCGCCACGTCGAGCGCCGTGCCCGGCGTGCGGCCCTCGACGGTGCGCACGAGGTAGGCGCTGGGCTCGGTCCGGAACGGCACCATTGGACTGGCGTAGATCTTGTCGAAGTGGATGCCGGTGAGATCGCGCGAACGCGTCCTCGCAGTCTCGCGAAGAAGCGCAATCCGTTCGCCGACGGCTGCCTCGCCAAGGCCGTCGTGCTTCAATTTCTCGGCGTAGGCGGCAAACACCTTGCCCGGATCCGCGATCGCCGCAGCCTTGTACCAGGCGAGGAAATCGTCCCACGCCGGCGCCCCGGCGGTCTGGCCTTGGACGACGGAGACCGCAAGGAGGAGCGCCACGAACAACAGGCTGGCGCAACGGGCGAACGACCGGTTCATAGAACTCCCACGGGGAATTGGCAACGAGTCCCTACCCATTTCCCTCGAGTCCGGCGCAGCTGGCATTGGTCCGGATGGTGTGCGTGGTCAACGGCGCCACGTTGACCGGGTTCTCACCGGTGTTGGCGGCCTCCACGCACACAAAGCCGCGCCACTCGCCTTCGCCGATGTCGGCCATCGAGGCGGCGCGCGTCGCCTGTGGGTTCCAGACCACCATGTCCTTGCAGCCAGCGTTGTTCACTGTCACGCGGCGGCCCCACGCCGGATCCTCGAGCACGGCCATCGAAGGGGCGTTGACGTAGATGCGGTTTTGGTACTCCTTGAACCTGAGCTCGCGGTCGAGCTGGACGGAATGCCGCATCTCCTTGACCTTGTCCACGTAGGACGCGTGTTGCAGGCCGGTCAGCAGGACCTGTTCCGAGTCGTGGACCCGGTAATACGTGTGCAGGGCCTCCGTGCAGACGAAAGCGTCCGGCCCGGAATTCTGGACGCTCAACTCGGCGTCCAGGCTCGTTCCGACCACGACAGTGTAGGTCAGCACGAAGTCATGAGCGAACAAGGCCCAGGACTCCGGGCTGGACACCAACCGCAGGACCACGCGGGTGCGGTCATCCGGAATCTGCGCCACGT from Vicinamibacterales bacterium harbors:
- a CDS encoding methyltransferase domain-containing protein, with protein sequence MNRSFARCASLLFVALLLAVSVVQGQTAGAPAWDDFLAWYKAAAIADPGKVFAAYAEKLKHDGLGEAAVGERIALLRETARTRSRDLTGIHFDKIYASPMVPFRTEPSAYLVRTVEGRTPGTALDVAMGQGRNAIYLASKGWTVTGYDLSGGGLASARAQAARQGVALNAVLAGHDDFDFGTARWDLIVMAYAAAPMDDPAFLRRVRESLKPGGIVVVEQFNAAPDKASNNGPANALLKSFEGLRVIHYEDVVDRSEWGGMLCRIGRVTAEKE
- a CDS encoding D-hexose-6-phosphate mutarotase — its product is MSTIAEQYGRFDVPGRVTVEAGLGGMACVTVRNPLAEADIYLQGATVTHFRPKGQRPLLWLSSTSHFADHTPIRGGIPICWPWFGEHLTDKDKPQHGFARRMVWDLLDVAQIPDDRTRVVLRLVSSPESWALFAHDFVLTYTVVVGTSLDAELSVQNSGPDAFVCTEALHTYYRVHDSEQVLLTGLQHASYVDKVKEMRHSVQLDRELRFKEYQNRIYVNAPSMAVLEDPAWGRRVTVNNAGCKDMVVWNPQATRAASMADIGEGEWRGFVCVEAANTGENPVNVAPLTTHTIRTNASCAGLEGNG